CTCAGTTATTGAAAATGAGATGTTCAGCTTTGTAGATTTCTCTACTAACTCCTCTTCAGATATTTCAATGAGAACAAAAATAGGAAGAATTGAGCTTTTGATACCAACACATTCGCTTTCCTATGAAAGGAAAAATTAACATTTATATGTAACTACTGTGTGCCAATTGTCTCAATACTACGTTTGTATTATTATTACAAAAATTAAGCAATCCCACTCTCTGTTATGACTAAGCCCGCAGATACTCCACTCCTTCCTAAAATGTTTTCTATACCCTTTTTTCCTCCATCTCGTCCACTGTTGCCTCCTTCTCTTCTACCTCCAGCTGCCACTCATCTCCCTCTCTACTCCTATTTCTCCTTCCTGGCCATCCAAACAGTCCCCACTCTCATCCAACTAAGCATAAGGGGTTTATGCAGCACTGGTTATTGTGGGGCAAAGGTATATTTATGCATGTTTTTGTTGATGTGTAAAGACTGGATACTGTATTCACATTTAAATGAGTAGGGATGAAAACTAATATATTAGGATGTCTGTCTATCGTATATAGCTTGTTCTCTAGAACGTTTACACATCCATGAAACAAAAACTTATTGGATTAAAAGTCAAGAAGATAATTATGGCTTTCGATAGTATGAAAATGCTTTGTTTTCTAGTAATATAGAAGATGATACATGGTCAATGACATGCTTAGTGAATCATTTTACCAGAAAACTAGCAGGTAACGTATTGAAAATATGATGAGGATCCTCAGATGTATGATGATACTGTTTTTGAGCAATGCCAATTTATCAGCAGGATTTAAACCCACCGCAACTTTGTTCTCTCATAGTACTTCCCTTTGTTTCTTTGCATTTGTTCTCTGGTCTAATATATGATCCTGCAAAGTGCTGCTGCTTTTCTGTTTTGTCTTCAATTGATTTGAAATTAGCTTGTCCTTGCATATCAGGATGGTGGAATTTGGGTGTGTATGCACATCTGAATAATCTTTGGAtcagtttttatttattaaacaaaaataaaagaacaaaTAAAAGAACGGAGTCTTTGCTCATAAATATAATCTGATATTGATGAGTGATTTTTGAGCAATGCTCAGGATTTGAACCCTGGATCTCTTAGAGAGCAAGATCTTAGGTGTGAGGTGCCAGCCAGCAGTGCTAACAATAACCTGAGAAGCAAATTGCCTATAATGAACATGCTTCATAAAACTTAATGCTATTTATTTTCTCTAGAAAACCTATACCTTGATATTTAAAGAAAATTGTGATTGGTGAACACATACCCTGAGTTGAATCAGCTTGTTTCATGCATACAGTCATCTAACATCTGACATTTCCTTCTTTTATGGTACCCAGCTCTAGATGAATAATTAGAGTTTTTAACCTTTGGAATAGTTATTTCTGGGATATGAAGACATTATCCACGAATCTTCACCAATCAGCTGTGTAGGCAAGATTCTGAGTAACTTATGAAGATACACTTCTGGTTAGATACTTTTTGTAACATCAGTCTTTGATATTCTAATTGTATTGTTTGTGTCTATTCCATTAGGTACCGACAATATCCACCATGTGATATCTGGCAAAGCCTTTACATGCTCTTGATAACCTGACAACCACTTCATATTGGTTATCTGACACCATTATTGTATGAATGCTACTGATTTAAATCGTTTAGAATTTTTGTATTCTAGTTGATTATCCATTAGAACTGAACCTTGCCATCATCATTTTAACTGTTTTCGTATTTGTAACAGTCTTTGTTATTCCAGCTGCTGATGCCACTGTCCTGTCTATATCTTTAGCATTTAATGGGTAAGTTAGGATTTAGAGTCTGGCCTTAGTGTTGCCACCCTCTCCTTGTAAAAGCAGGTTTAAGCTAGAGATTTGTGGTAACCTTAAAGTATTTGATTGTGGCTAATCCATTCATATGTTTTCTGATTTCCATTCAGGGTACCTGTAGATCCTCTTGAATGGCAGATTTCTCAGGACACAGCCAATACAATTGCTGCATGCTTGGCTAATACAATAGGGGCTGCAGAGTCTGTGTTAAGGGTTGCTGCAACAGGACATGACAAGAGGCTATTTTTTAAGGTCTTTTCGTAACAATTGCGCAGCTTAAATTTTCAGCATTATTTAGGATTTTTCATTGAACATTACTGTTCATTTAGATCTAGAAAGTTGTTTGCTCTTCTATTAGCTGTCTTTATAGCTAAAGCTGTCATTATGCTCCCTTTAGAGGACTTGATTTAGATTATCGATTTGGCATAGCAGTTAATTGGTGATAAGTGTCATTCATTATCTATTCATCAGAGTGAATCTGATTTATTATATGAAGCCCAATATGGAAGCGTACTCATCTAATTTGTTGGTCCTGTGCTATTTTTCCCCCTACAATGCCCAATGAATATACCTCATGTTCAAATTAGCAGTTGAGTCCAAGTAACCATCAGCTTTCCAACCTTAATTCCCACAGGATAGACTCTAGTCTTGAGCATCTTGTTATGCACATGATTTCAGATAACTACACAAAATAGAAATGAGAAAATTAcactttttttttcgaaaaaaatatatgcacaaaAGTCTTAGTTCTCttctcttaagctttctgtcttAGAGAACTTAGCCTTGCATGGTAGTCCACCATGAAGTACTTCCATAAAACTGACACTCAACATGATAGGGCTTGCTTGTATGTGTTATATATACTATGTCAAATGATTGTTGTAGCAATCCAGGACCTTAAAAAGGCTAGCTAGAATgtattatttggatttttttgtgctgtataagtatccaagatctctCTAGTGCAGAACTGATGTGGAAGTTAATACATTCCCCACAGGTTTTAACATACTCTCATTATTTAAGCCTTGATATTCTCGTCAAACTAAgggtctaaatttaattaaatatatcataAGTACCTCAATTGGCCTGTGGTCGGCCTTAAATGGGGCTGTTTTTAATGGACTATTGGCTGGATCTGCTCTAGTACCATTTGATTTGTAATAACCTAGGACCTTATCCCAAAAGCTAGCCAGAAGGTATCATTTAGGTTTTTTGGCCTTGTATAAGTATTTAAGATCTCGCCAATGCAACTAATGTGGGATTAAACATATGCCTACATGGGCTTTCATAATAGTGCATTGTTTTGGCATTCCCATTACCTTAGTTAGATTACAATGATCTACTCTGCATAAAAAAAGCTCCAAAATATGCTTCACGTTCTTTCATAATTCATTTGGAATGCATTTTGTTGTGAATTGTTTCGAGATAATCTTATCTATAGGTGTTTGATGGTGCAATGGATGTGCCGGAACTAGTTTGTTAATTTTTCCTCCCATTTGTAAAACAGTCTATATCTTTGTTGTGTTCCTTACAGATTATTGGTAACTTTCCAGGTGGTGGTTATTCTATACCTCCTATCAGCTTTGGGACGAGTCGCTTCGGGTGCTACGGTGGCTTATGCTGGTAATATACTATGTAGCTTATCTACTCTCTCTGTCTCTCATTTGTGTTTGAAATTGCCCAAATATCCAAAGAAACTCACCCATCTCTTACTGTcatttggattccttgcatatcCTCCCAATGACAATTCTATTGCCATTCCTGGTACCAGTGATGTTATGAAGACCGTTAATTTTTTATGACTATAATCTGAAAATGCACACTTATATAATGTATAGTGCCTTGAATACCTGTTAGTTATCAAAGCTTGGTTCCAAGTACCTTTGTGATTCAACCAAGCAAATTGTGCAGGATGTTTAATTCAACTGGCTATCTGGTGTTTTGAACAGGATTGTGCTTGCTCTGTCTGTACACTTTTGCCCAAAATTCTGAACTGATCAATAGATTCACTTCTCGGTTTTCCAAAAGAAGAGACTCTGCGGGTGGAGCTCAGGATGCCATATAATGGTTAAATTTACAACATTCTGGCCCCTACCTAGTCTGATTTCTAGAGGCAATATTTCCTTTGGATAGATTGAAGACAGCATCCAAGTTTCATCCGTAATTGGTTTGATTGCATGACATGTAACTTGTCAATGCAAAAGCATCTGGATATCCATTTGTGGgtgtttgatttttttctatCTATATTTCTTCTTGTTATTTCCTGAAAACAGTCAAATTTCAGCTTGCAGATCTATATCTTCTTGGTAATAATTATTAGCTTGCAGTCCTCTTATTGGAATTTGTTTCAGTTTATTGACATTGCTTTTTCTGAATATCCATTTGTGGGCATTTTATTGTTTGTCTTTATTTCTTCTTGTTATTTCCTAAAAACAGTCCAATGCCAGCTAGCAGATCTATTATCGCCTCGGGAGTAATAATCAGCTTGCGTTATTCTTATTGAAATTTGTTTCTGTTTGTCAACAATGTTTTTGACATCTAATCTATCACATTGAGCTTGTGATCATCCAAATGAGTAATTCCAATCCTCTTTCTTTGTATAGCAAGTGATGCAATGTGAACATTGAGTATTATAATATGCATCGAACCATATCATTATTTATTGGCTATAAATTAAAAACACGTGAACAGAACAAGACATTGCCTTCTGTTGGCATACAGAATGATGCATTAGTTTCTACTTGGCCAAGGGGGCACGACCAGTTGACACCCCTTTGTAAATGAGAGAGATCCCAGACTCATATTCAGGTGGCGGAGTTTCTAGTCTCCTAAAAACAGTAAAAAAATACATTTGTGTTTTGTGACCTGACTCTGACTTTTGCTTCAATTTGATTTTAGATGTCCATGCACTTGAATAATCGTCAGTAGTCAGACTCCGTCGTTAACCATGACCATGGGTAATTTTTGCAGACATAATGGAAATAACAAATTAATAAAACTTGCAAAGAAACTTTTGGGGTCATCATCACTGGTGAAAAGGTAAAAAGCTCGGTGCATCATGAAAATAAGGTTGAGAAAGTAACATATTTAAAGTGACCACACAGTTTGACAATACTAGTTTTCCGCTGTTTACTGGGTGGAATTTAAAGCTGCTTGGACATTGCATTTGGGGGGGAATCCCATGGCCAAATGTCAGCACCGCAGTTTGTTATTTCACTGGAGGGTCTGTTCTGCAGGTTTTCCAAGCTTGCAATGCTTTCCAGTGGCGAGCTGTGATTCAGTCTAGACCTGATACCCCCATTCTTGTTCTGGCTATTCTCCATTGCAATGCTTTGAACTTGTCCGGCTGCCGACATGCCAGTGTAGCAAGTGTCATCTCCTTGGAAATCCAAGGTTGAAAGGACATCTGATGATGCTCGACATGGCTGTCGAGTATTTAGATACTGGGGTGATCCAATGTGGCTTTGGAGGAGATGGTCTAGGCTACAAGTTAACGCACCCCTGGCAACCATATCTTCTGCCATCTTTACCTGAAGCAAAGAAATAAAGGAAGAATTCAGTCTCTCTTGCACCATCTACTGGCTATTTTACAAGCTTGAGAAGCAGTTTAAGTTTTCGGCTTGCTAAGACAAATAGTTACCTTGACTCTCAAAGTTTCCACATCTGACCTGAGAATCCTGTTATTTGTAACAGCTTGATCGAATTGTTGATTGGCATCTGTTAGTTGCTTGaataaagatgaattt
Above is a genomic segment from Elaeis guineensis isolate ETL-2024a chromosome 1, EG11, whole genome shotgun sequence containing:
- the LOC105039342 gene encoding reticulon-like protein B23, which translates into the protein MEDEAEGGRVEVGRPAVVLVCGSLIYYHCAYRESSLLSLLSDVLIVLLCSLAILGMLFRQMNISVPVDPLEWQISQDTANTIAACLANTIGAAESVLRVAATGHDKRLFFKVVVILYLLSALGRVASGATVAYAGLCLLCLYTFAQNSELINRFTSRFSKRRDSAGGAQDAI